A region of the Dysgonomonas mossii genome:
TTATACATCAAGGTGGACCTGTAGATAAATGCGTCAATGTCGTTATTCTGGCAGAAGGTTACACGACTTCTGAAATGGAAAAATTCAGACAAAATGCAAAAACGGCATGCGAACAGATTTTAGCACATAGCCCATTTAATCGTATGCAAGATAAGTTCAACTTTATTGCTGTAGAAACAGAATCGAAAGACTCCGGTGTAAGCGTGCCTCGTAAAGGCAAATGGAATGAAACGGTTTTTCATTCCCATTTCGATACCTTTTATTCTGATCGTTATCTGACTACTACGAATGTAAAGGATATACACGACCCAATTGCAGGGATACCTTATGCTCATATTATTATATTAGCGAATACTGATGTATATGGCGGTGGTGGTATTTTTAATGCCTATACATTGACCACGACGGGGCATGCAGACTTCAAGCCTGTTGTTGTTCATGAATTTGGTCATAGCTTTGGTGGATTGGCCGATGAATACTACTATGAGAATGATACGTTTAGCGATAGCTATCCTTTTGGTGTAGAGCCATGGGAACCAAATATAACAACGCTTGTCGATTTTAATTCGAAATGGAAAAGCTTATTGGTAAAAGACACTCCAATTCCTACGGATATAAAGTCGGCTGATAAATATCCAATAGGTGTCTTTGAAGGAGGAGGCTATTCGTCTAAAGGGATATATCGTCCTGCTATTGACTGTAGAATGAAGACAAATACTTGCAAAGATTTTTGTCCTGCATGCCAAAAGGCACTTGAACAACTCATTAAATTTTATACCGAATAAAAAAAATATAGTTAAGGATTTTATTTATAAGGATAAAACAGCTATTTTTGTCGCTGCTAAATTTGAAATAAACAGAATAATATAAATATTTATAACAGATTAAAAATGTCTAAAAAGAAACAAGCTGAATTGCGTGAAGAAAAAGACT
Encoded here:
- a CDS encoding M64 family metallopeptidase — protein: MKYFLLTLSLFLLALGGYSQNFEEYFENKTLRVDYIFTGDNVSQTVSLEQLNQLPQWAGRRHHLAELGRQGNGQIKMTDHRTGKCIYLESFSSLFQEWLTIPEAATVRKSFENTFLLPYPKDKVDIEVSLREKDGSYKTALRHTVAPDDILIRKKGLKNIPAYTVIHQGGPVDKCVNVVILAEGYTTSEMEKFRQNAKTACEQILAHSPFNRMQDKFNFIAVETESKDSGVSVPRKGKWNETVFHSHFDTFYSDRYLTTTNVKDIHDPIAGIPYAHIIILANTDVYGGGGIFNAYTLTTTGHADFKPVVVHEFGHSFGGLADEYYYENDTFSDSYPFGVEPWEPNITTLVDFNSKWKSLLVKDTPIPTDIKSADKYPIGVFEGGGYSSKGIYRPAIDCRMKTNTCKDFCPACQKALEQLIKFYTE